A genomic stretch from Myxococcales bacterium includes:
- a CDS encoding aromatic ring-hydroxylating dioxygenase subunit alpha, protein MLRGKDAELCALSNVCRHRGTILLDAGTGNASQLVCPYHAWSYDTKGKLKGIPYAGDVEIDREAHCLPQFQLEVWAGIIFINLDSDAAPLAQRLTGIDRYLGKFQIDRFEEAGNFFSWEWKANWKLIVENAMDWYHVFRVHGETIEPFSATKDSRYIEGSAAWSISASKLRPPIVKRPDHPNAFGEFELTGTPIFTIPPNLVSYLTADSWDWLAILPSAADRCVVTWNSLRAPGTASIPAVSEYSASGVFDQLMEEDPLLCERVQRGMRARHGKGGSLVSLDRPIADLHRYLGWRLFNTEPSKPWIAPE, encoded by the coding sequence GTGTTGCGTGGGAAAGACGCTGAGCTGTGCGCGCTTTCCAACGTTTGCCGGCACAGGGGTACGATCTTGCTCGATGCCGGGACGGGAAACGCCTCCCAGCTTGTCTGTCCGTATCACGCTTGGAGCTACGATACGAAGGGTAAGTTGAAAGGCATACCCTACGCTGGCGATGTAGAGATCGATCGCGAGGCCCACTGTCTTCCGCAGTTTCAGCTCGAGGTATGGGCGGGAATCATCTTCATCAATCTGGATTCTGATGCAGCGCCCCTTGCGCAACGGCTCACGGGGATCGATCGTTATCTCGGTAAATTTCAAATCGATCGGTTTGAAGAAGCGGGCAATTTCTTCAGCTGGGAATGGAAGGCGAACTGGAAGCTCATCGTCGAAAATGCCATGGACTGGTATCATGTATTTCGCGTCCACGGCGAGACCATCGAACCATTTTCCGCCACGAAAGACTCGCGCTACATCGAAGGTTCTGCCGCCTGGTCGATCTCGGCCAGCAAATTGCGCCCTCCCATCGTGAAGCGCCCGGACCATCCGAATGCGTTCGGAGAGTTCGAACTCACCGGTACACCTATTTTCACCATCCCGCCGAATCTGGTGAGTTATCTCACTGCGGATTCGTGGGATTGGCTGGCGATACTGCCGTCGGCAGCGGACCGCTGTGTCGTAACCTGGAACTCACTGAGAGCCCCGGGTACTGCATCGATTCCCGCTGTCAGCGAATATTCCGCGTCAGGGGTCTTTGATCAGCTGATGGAAGAGGATCCGTTGCTGTGCGAACGCGTTCAGCGCGGGATGCGAGCGCGACACGGAAAGGGTGGGAGCTTAGTGAGCCTCGATCGCCCGATCGCCGATCTCCACCGCTATCTCGGCTGGCGTCTGTTCAACACCGAACCCTCGAAGCCGTGGATCGCGCCGGAGTAG